GCAATTTTCTTCCTGACAAACCTGACAGGCCAAAGGCAACCAGGGTGATTTAACTGGTGGCTGACTGCAGGAATTTCCCCAGAAGGTAGTTTAAAATGGTAATAGATGCTgtcattttcctctctctgacATAGTAACTGTAATTCGTTCAGCCCCTTCATTCTGAGCATGCATTACCACAGACAGCCCCACCCTGCTATTACCACTGGGCCTGCTTGTTTTCCACCTCTACTCATGTAAATGTAATGTCAAATCCTCTTAAGAATCCTGAGCAGCCCTCCAGAATCACTTGTTCAACTGACATTTCTGTAATaataagggaagaaaaaagagttgTGTGAAATTAAATGGTGCTCCTGTTGCCAAGTTGTTAAAATTATATGGCAATATGCTTCCAGTAGttgtaagaaattaatttgtggAGTGCTTACAAGCTTTACATCTACTAAATCTCAACAGGATATAAAATACTATTTAAGTGATACAAAtgttaaggagaaaaaaaaatcagcaccAAAGAGTGGAAGAAGAAAGTAGATTCTTGTCTGCACTCTAATTCCTGGAGGTTGGATCTCTACAGCTGAGGAAGCCAGGTGGGAGATCCTTGGTGAAGTActtttgtgtgtatgtatgtcagcacctgcagctctcccttctGCCACCTCTGCAGCACATGAGGCTGGGCTCTAGTAGTGAGCCACTCCACTCCTGCAAACAGTGGCTGGCAAATAGCTCAGCCAGCCCCCCACTCTCTCTGCCACTGCCTTGTGACAGGACCAGCCAGAGCAGAGCGACTCAGTGTCACTACTTTTCACCTGCTTTATTATAATGCTGTTCAGAAAGATGTGCCTGGCACCTATCTGTAGATGATAAATTCATTTATTAGTTATGCCACTATGTGATTACTGTCATCCTTTTCTCACAACAACGTCAAATACATACAAAACTTTGGATTTTCTACAGTGAGTGAAATCAGCAAAGTCAAaagccaggcagtgccagcagtgctgtccctgctccattcTGTGGGACAGAACCAGGGTAAGGCGCTTTGGCAATCAGCACCAAGTTTAAACAACAAGCTTTTAGAATACACACAAGTTTCCTGCAGATGCACAGAAAACTGAGACCTCCTGGTTGTTCTCTAAGCTGCTTTGAAACGACAACAACTCATTTAATCCAGCAGCAGATCCTGGCACTATTCTTTTCCTAAGTACAGTACATTTTGATAGCAACACACAAGCACGCAACACAAAACAGATTTGTTCAAGCTCACCATGGTTCTGATGGGCTACACGCACCACGAGGCAACTCAAAAAGAGCACAGAACTCAATTCATCAGGACAACACTGACTCAAAGGAATTTCAGCTCAACTTCGTGAGGAAAGAAGGAGCTCACAAAGGAAAAGTTCTTATTGCAAGTTGTACTGCTCGGCTTGGTCACTTCTCACACAGATCTGAAGTATCAAAAGCTACCAAGGAGCCAAGGACAAAGAACTCCTGTTGTGTAACTATTTTAAATATAGCAAGCctgctttagaaagaaaagccCCTGCACAATATTCCAAATGGCCTTTTCTGGCAGACTCGAATCGTTAAATCAACACTGACAGAAAATACACACTTCAGATCTAGTTCTGGCACCTTGCAATTTGGAAAACTCTTGTGCACATGGGACCGAGGCAGCTTGTTTGCAGACCCTTTTCTCACACTATCCTTGGATCACCCGAGCTTCCTGCACCCCCCTGGGGATCACTGGGCTCAGCAGGTGCCTTCCTCGGCAGGCACAGAGTGGCAGCTGCCGTGAGACACGGTGTCGATGCTCTGCCCCTGGGCCTGGGGGTGGATGGACACCTGCACGGCGATCTCCTGGCCCTGCTCGCTCATGGAGCCATCGTCCGAGTCGCCGGCCGGGGAATCGCTGCGCTTCATCTCCGGGTTCCTGGGGAACAGCGCGGCCTGGGCCCCGCAGCCGGGGGGCTGCTTGTCCTCCTTTCCCACCTCATCGGGGTCATCCACTCGCACGGCCTCGAAGATCTCCTCCATGAACGCCCTGCAGTTAAGGATCAGAGGCGGGAGGGGAATGCTCCTGGCGAGCTCTTCGATGTACCGAGCAAACTCCATGGTCTTAAACTGAGTGACTTTGGCCAGCTCGAGCGTTTTGGCAGATGTGATGATAGGGATACGCTTGGCTATCTCAAAAGccttctgcagcttctcagCCCCTTCCGTGCGGAAGAACTCATTGATGGCCTTCTCCGTTTTGCGGAGGTGGCTGCTCATCATGCACAGGCGGGTGATGTTCAAAATGAGGGTGATGGCAAAGGCAACGAGGCACACAATCATGTAGTAGATACTCATGTCCCCTGAGGTGAAGATAACCCTCAGGGTGACTGTGTAGTACAAGGTCTCGTTATGATTAATGCCTGCACACGTGTACCGGCCCCGGTCAGCAAAGCTGACCTTTGTGATGTTGAGGGAATAATCAGCAATTCTCCACCGGTCACctgcagaggggaaagaaataaacagagctcatgaaacaaaaatcccagGGTAAACATCAACAGGAGTCAAAGTTTGGCAGTAAGCAGTCCACTTCTAGCATCATAACAGTACAC
Above is a window of Corvus moneduloides isolate bCorMon1 chromosome 15, bCorMon1.pri, whole genome shotgun sequence DNA encoding:
- the MFAP3 gene encoding microfibril-associated glycoprotein 3 → MKLSYCLLILTVSADLSVGFTVENVAFNRTVAFGSFNASLHAVSQALISSPAHHDIIAKEGTSILIECKLNISQYEHILWYNSRGHLLEQKDEGDRWRIADYSLNITKVSFADRGRYTCAGINHNETLYYTVTLRVIFTSGDMSIYYMIVCLVAFAITLILNITRLCMMSSHLRKTEKAINEFFRTEGAEKLQKAFEIAKRIPIITSAKTLELAKVTQFKTMEFARYIEELARSIPLPPLILNCRAFMEEIFEAVRVDDPDEVGKEDKQPPGCGAQAALFPRNPEMKRSDSPAGDSDDGSMSEQGQEIAVQVSIHPQAQGQSIDTVSHGSCHSVPAEEGTC